From a region of the Deltaproteobacteria bacterium genome:
- a CDS encoding YdiU family protein: MPGLRTIEGSPSALADNGARFDNSYARLPERFYARLAPTPVRSPRLLKFNHALATDLGLPAEHWTGEIGTATAAGNHVPDWAEPLAMAYAGHQFGNFVPQLGDGRAILLGEVIGVDGQRHDLHLKGAGPTPFSRRGDGRAALGPMLREYIISEAMHALGIPTTRSLAIVTTGDPVFRETPLPGAVLTRVAASHIRVGTFEYFAAQGDTEAVRMLADYAIARHYPQLPSTANPYLALLATVSEAQAALVARWMHVGFIHGVMNTDNMTISGETIDYGPCAFMDAYDPATVFSSIDHHGRYAFGNQPRIAYWNLARFAETLLPLFDDQQSKAIALAEETVNQFPGHFQRYWQDGMRRKLGLATEEPEDAGLIEALLTLMKEHTADYTNTFRSLCDVAEGSTAPAGYEDWVTRWQARLDREAGSRQDAATLMRENNPAVIPRNHRVEQALQAAVIRGDVTPLETLLGVLARPFDLRPEFVEYRTPPNPNERVWQTFCGT, encoded by the coding sequence ATGCCAGGATTGAGAACTATAGAGGGTTCCCCCAGCGCGCTCGCAGATAATGGAGCACGCTTCGATAACAGCTATGCACGTCTGCCGGAGCGTTTTTATGCGCGACTTGCACCCACGCCAGTGCGGAGCCCGCGTCTGCTGAAATTCAACCATGCGCTGGCAACAGACCTAGGGTTACCGGCAGAGCATTGGACGGGAGAGATAGGGACGGCCACGGCAGCGGGCAATCATGTGCCGGACTGGGCTGAGCCCTTGGCGATGGCGTATGCGGGGCATCAGTTCGGGAACTTTGTTCCGCAACTTGGCGATGGGCGGGCAATCCTGTTGGGCGAAGTTATCGGTGTGGATGGCCAGCGCCATGATCTGCACCTTAAAGGTGCAGGGCCGACGCCATTTTCGCGCCGTGGCGATGGGCGTGCAGCACTTGGGCCTATGCTGCGTGAATACATCATTAGTGAAGCGATGCACGCGCTAGGGATTCCCACGACGCGCTCGCTTGCGATCGTCACCACTGGTGATCCGGTGTTTCGCGAAACCCCGTTACCCGGCGCAGTGCTCACGAGAGTTGCGGCCAGTCACATCCGGGTCGGGACCTTCGAGTATTTCGCTGCCCAAGGTGATACAGAGGCAGTTCGCATGCTTGCCGATTATGCGATAGCGCGACATTATCCGCAGTTACCATCCACCGCGAATCCCTACCTCGCCTTGCTTGCCACAGTGAGTGAAGCGCAAGCCGCGTTGGTTGCGCGTTGGATGCATGTGGGTTTCATTCATGGTGTCATGAATACCGACAATATGACCATTTCTGGCGAGACGATTGATTACGGTCCGTGCGCGTTTATGGATGCGTACGACCCGGCGACGGTTTTCAGCTCGATCGACCATCATGGTCGCTATGCCTTCGGTAATCAGCCGCGGATTGCCTACTGGAATCTCGCCCGCTTTGCCGAAACCCTGTTGCCCTTGTTTGACGACCAACAAAGCAAGGCGATTGCACTGGCAGAGGAGACAGTCAACCAGTTTCCGGGCCATTTCCAACGCTACTGGCAAGACGGGATGCGTCGCAAGCTCGGTTTGGCGACCGAAGAGCCTGAGGATGCAGGACTGATTGAAGCGCTGTTGACACTGATGAAAGAGCATACGGCTGACTACACCAACACCTTTCGCTCCCTTTGCGATGTCGCCGAAGGGAGCACTGCCCCAGCTGGATACGAAGATTGGGTCACGCGGTGGCAGGCACGGTTGGATAGAGAGGCTGGTTCACGGCAAGATGCCGCCACCCTGATGCGAGAGAACAATCCTGCTGTGATCCCCCGCAACCATCGAGTCGAACAGGCACTGCAGGCTGCTGTCATACGTGGCGACGTGACGCCATTGGAAACCTTACTGGGAGTGCTCGCGCGCCCGTTTGACTTACGACCGGAATTTGTTGAATACCGCACCCCACCAAATCCTAACGAGCGAGTGTGGCAAACCTTTTGCGGTACGTAG
- a CDS encoding DUF1311 domain-containing protein — MSLYLIAIMLILSLCVPARAQDEMSVEEDPIDKSVGACIDKDSAPNAIVACFSQGHRQWDAEVTKLYNELLGKLDNDKKETLKTAQAQWAQYRDSELRFIDALYAGEDHPAHAPLRADQRMQLIRSRALALHEYLASLEELAASENAEENDKDAAEDEPKEVK, encoded by the coding sequence ATGAGTCTTTACCTCATTGCGATTATGCTGATCCTATCACTGTGCGTTCCCGCCAGGGCTCAAGACGAGATGTCGGTGGAAGAGGACCCTATCGATAAGTCGGTTGGGGCGTGTATCGACAAGGACTCTGCTCCAAACGCGATCGTTGCCTGTTTTAGCCAGGGTCACAGGCAGTGGGATGCGGAAGTGACAAAGCTCTACAATGAGCTGCTGGGCAAGCTTGATAACGACAAAAAAGAGACGCTGAAGACCGCGCAAGCGCAATGGGCACAGTACCGTGATAGTGAATTGCGCTTCATTGATGCACTGTATGCTGGCGAGGACCATCCCGCCCATGCGCCGCTGCGAGCGGATCAGCGCATGCAATTGATCCGTAGCCGCGCTCTAGCACTGCACGAATATCTCGCATCCTTGGAAGAACTTGCCGCCTCTGAGAACGCTGAGGAGAATGATAAAGACGCAGCTGAGGATGAACCCAAAGAGGTCAAATAG